In a single window of the Serratia quinivorans genome:
- the glcR_1 gene encoding HTH-type transcriptional repressor glcR: MPVNTAKRREHIIDLLCEHGSVRVEQLSKQFAVSTVTIRNDLRFLERKGCALRAYGGAMLNQQFAFDRPLHDKGRLNRDVKSQIASVAASYVRDGDALILDSGSTTTQIVPFLKGRRDLVVMTNALNIAYELSGNDGVEVMVLGGSVRRNSYSLYGPAAEQQLRQYRFDKLFLGVDGFDLVAGITTPHPGEAHLNRVMCEVAREIIAVADASKFGRKSFCMIREAGQIHRLITDSLLPDDYERALTELGVEVVIADR, from the coding sequence ATGCCAGTGAATACCGCAAAGCGACGTGAACACATTATCGACTTGTTATGCGAGCACGGCAGCGTGCGCGTGGAGCAGCTCAGCAAACAGTTTGCAGTATCCACGGTGACGATCCGCAACGATCTGCGCTTTCTGGAACGAAAAGGGTGTGCGCTGCGGGCTTATGGCGGCGCGATGCTCAATCAGCAATTCGCCTTCGATCGCCCGTTGCATGACAAGGGGCGGTTAAACCGCGACGTGAAGTCGCAGATCGCAAGCGTAGCGGCCAGCTATGTGCGCGATGGTGACGCGCTGATCCTCGATTCCGGTTCCACCACTACCCAGATAGTGCCGTTCCTCAAAGGGCGACGCGATCTGGTGGTGATGACCAATGCGCTGAACATTGCCTATGAGCTTTCAGGTAACGATGGGGTGGAGGTGATGGTGCTGGGCGGCAGCGTGCGCCGTAACTCCTACTCGCTCTACGGTCCGGCTGCCGAGCAGCAATTGCGCCAGTACCGCTTCGACAAACTGTTTTTGGGTGTCGACGGTTTCGATCTGGTTGCCGGCATCACCACGCCTCACCCCGGTGAGGCCCACCTCAATCGCGTGATGTGCGAGGTGGCGCGCGAGATCATCGCCGTGGCGGATGCCAGCAAGTTTGGTCGCAAGAGCTTTTGCATGATTCGCGAAGCCGGACAAATTCATCGGCTGATTACCGACAGCCTTCTTCCGGACGATTACGAGCGGGCGTTAACCGAGTTGGGCGTGGAGGTTGTCATCGCCGATCGGTAG
- the yddA gene encoding CDS102 translates to MNATPTPKHAVWQLIKPFWVSEEKLRAWSMLIAIVALSLGLVYISVQINEWNQVFYDALQNKNYPVFKAQLWRFTYLALIFIVLAVYKIYLTQGLQMRWRRWMTEKFMGKWLAHQAYYHTEQQQIVDNPDQRIAEDLNVLTQYTLSLSLGLLSSLVTLFSFITILWHVSGPMTFVIHQHAVTLPGYMVWFALLYAVLGSLLIWWVGKPLVQLGFNQERYEANFRFGLIRIRENNDAIALYHGEPREAQQLGDRFDSIRTNWWSIMRITRRLNIASNFYSQFAIVFPLLVAAPRYFSGAIQMGGMMQIASAFGQVQGALSWFIDAFSDLATWKACVNRLAGFNAAVDQVHHQQRGIQLQAENDQPLILDRLSLQLPDGQSLLGSTSMTLKRGEKVLVVGPSGCGKSTLLRAIAGIWPYGSGTIGRDAASSALFLPQRSYIPIGTLREALSYPHLAAEYSDEQLLRVLENCRLKHLQRWLDTSANWSHRLSPGEQQRMAFARAILTRPDILFLDEATSALDDETEQLMYCLLVDELPQVTLVSVAHRNSVAKYHQSCWRFSRPEENQPARMALSPLPVVG, encoded by the coding sequence ATGAACGCAACCCCAACCCCCAAACACGCCGTCTGGCAATTGATTAAACCCTTCTGGGTTTCGGAAGAAAAGCTGCGGGCCTGGTCGATGCTGATCGCCATTGTCGCTTTGTCGCTCGGGCTGGTGTACATCAGCGTACAGATCAATGAGTGGAACCAGGTGTTTTACGACGCGCTGCAAAACAAAAACTATCCGGTATTCAAGGCGCAACTGTGGCGCTTTACCTATTTGGCGCTGATCTTTATCGTGCTGGCAGTCTATAAAATTTACCTGACGCAGGGCCTGCAGATGCGCTGGCGGCGCTGGATGACGGAAAAATTTATGGGTAAATGGCTGGCGCATCAGGCCTATTACCATACCGAACAGCAACAGATCGTCGATAACCCGGACCAGCGTATTGCCGAAGATCTCAATGTACTGACCCAGTACACGCTGTCGCTGTCGCTCGGGCTGCTCTCCAGCCTGGTGACGCTGTTTTCCTTTATCACCATTCTCTGGCACGTCAGCGGGCCAATGACTTTTGTTATCCATCAGCATGCCGTCACCCTGCCCGGCTACATGGTGTGGTTCGCCCTGCTGTACGCGGTGCTGGGTTCGCTGTTGATTTGGTGGGTCGGTAAACCGCTGGTCCAGCTCGGCTTTAATCAGGAGCGCTATGAAGCAAACTTCCGTTTTGGGCTGATCCGTATCCGGGAAAACAACGATGCCATCGCGCTTTATCACGGCGAACCACGCGAAGCGCAACAGTTGGGTGACCGCTTTGACAGCATCCGCACCAACTGGTGGTCAATCATGCGCATCACCCGCCGGCTGAACATCGCCTCTAATTTTTACAGCCAGTTTGCCATTGTTTTCCCGCTGTTGGTGGCAGCACCGCGTTACTTCTCCGGCGCTATCCAGATGGGCGGCATGATGCAGATCGCCTCCGCCTTTGGCCAGGTACAGGGGGCGCTGTCATGGTTTATCGATGCCTTTAGCGATCTGGCGACCTGGAAAGCCTGCGTTAACCGTCTGGCCGGTTTTAACGCCGCCGTGGATCAGGTACACCATCAGCAACGCGGCATTCAACTGCAAGCGGAGAACGACCAACCGCTGATCCTCGATCGTCTCAGCCTGCAACTGCCGGACGGTCAAAGTTTGCTGGGCTCAACGTCGATGACGCTGAAACGCGGTGAAAAAGTGCTGGTCGTCGGCCCTTCGGGCTGCGGTAAATCCACGCTGCTGCGTGCTATCGCCGGGATCTGGCCCTACGGCTCCGGCACCATTGGCCGCGACGCGGCCAGCAGCGCCTTATTCCTGCCACAACGCAGCTATATTCCCATCGGCACGCTGCGCGAGGCGCTCAGTTATCCGCATCTTGCGGCCGAATACAGTGATGAGCAACTGCTGAGAGTGCTGGAAAATTGCCGTCTGAAGCATCTGCAACGCTGGCTGGACACCAGCGCCAACTGGAGCCACCGCCTGTCGCCAGGCGAGCAACAGCGGATGGCATTCGCCCGTGCGATTCTGACCCGCCCGGATATTCTGTTCCTCGACGAGGCCACCAGCGCGCTGGACGATGAAACCGAGCAGTTGATGTATTGCCTGTTGGTGGATGAACTGCCGCAGGTGACGTTGGTCAGCGTGGCACACCGCAACAGCGTGGCGAAATACCACCAGAGCTGCTGGCGCTTTAGCCGCCCGGAGGAGAATCAACCGGCCCGCATGGCGCTTAGCCCGCTGCCGGTCGTCGGTTAA
- the yojI gene encoding ABC transporter ATP-binding protein YojI: protein MELLRVVYRQYRWPFLAVMALTMASAALGIGIIAFINLRLMTVAGNPLAVLPEFLGLLALLMAVTLGSQLALTTLGHHFVFRLRGQLVKQILDTDIERIEQLGSASLLASLASDIRNITIAFVRLPELVQGVILTLGSAAYLGWLSPQMLAVTAVWVAVTVFGSGCLVSRVYRHLTSVREAEERLYEHYQSAIDGRKELALNRDRAKALYQQAYQPDAEDYRQHIIRADTYHLSAVNWSNIMMLGAIGLVFYMANSLGWADTTVAATYSLTLLFLRTPLLQAVGAFPTLIGAEVAFGKVKALRLADYQPEFPAVAAKAWQTLELHDVMFHYGATEQKAGFAVGPIDLRLQRGELVFLIGGNGSGKSTLAMLLTGLYQPVSGQILLDGVPQTLNDMSDYRRLFSAIFTDFHPFHHLQGPEGEQPDAELVESWLNRLNMKSKLQFDGLRVTNPQLSQGQRKRLALLLAVAEKRDILLLDEWAADQDPQFRRIFYRELLPQLRALGKTVFAISHDDHYFEHADRLLQMRDGRLSELTGSERERASKDSVSQID from the coding sequence ATGGAGTTGCTACGGGTGGTTTACCGCCAGTATCGCTGGCCGTTTCTGGCGGTAATGGCGTTGACCATGGCCAGTGCGGCGCTGGGCATAGGCATCATCGCCTTTATAAATTTGCGGCTGATGACGGTGGCGGGCAACCCGCTGGCCGTATTGCCTGAGTTCCTCGGGCTGCTGGCGTTGCTGATGGCGGTCACGCTGGGCTCGCAGCTGGCGCTGACCACGCTCGGCCACCATTTTGTGTTCCGACTGCGCGGCCAACTGGTGAAACAGATCCTGGATACCGATATCGAGCGGATAGAGCAACTGGGCAGCGCCTCACTGTTGGCGAGCCTGGCCAGTGATATACGAAATATCACCATTGCCTTTGTTCGCCTGCCGGAGCTGGTGCAAGGGGTGATACTGACGCTGGGGTCGGCGGCCTATCTGGGCTGGCTATCTCCGCAGATGCTGGCGGTCACCGCCGTTTGGGTCGCGGTGACGGTATTTGGCAGCGGGTGTCTGGTCTCGCGGGTGTATCGTCATTTGACCAGCGTGCGAGAGGCCGAAGAGCGCCTCTACGAACACTATCAGTCTGCGATTGACGGCCGCAAAGAGCTGGCATTGAACCGCGATCGTGCAAAAGCGCTGTACCAGCAGGCCTACCAGCCGGATGCCGAAGATTATCGACAGCACATTATCCGCGCCGATACCTACCATCTCAGTGCGGTGAACTGGTCGAATATCATGATGTTGGGGGCGATTGGTTTGGTGTTTTACATGGCCAACAGCCTGGGCTGGGCCGATACCACCGTCGCGGCAACCTACTCGCTGACGTTGCTGTTCCTGCGTACCCCGTTACTGCAGGCGGTGGGGGCATTCCCGACGCTGATCGGTGCCGAAGTTGCCTTCGGCAAGGTCAAAGCGCTGCGACTTGCCGATTATCAACCCGAGTTTCCTGCGGTAGCGGCCAAAGCCTGGCAAACCCTGGAGCTGCACGATGTGATGTTCCACTATGGCGCGACGGAGCAAAAAGCGGGGTTCGCCGTTGGGCCGATCGACCTGAGGTTGCAACGTGGTGAACTGGTCTTCCTGATAGGCGGTAACGGCAGTGGGAAGTCGACGCTGGCGATGTTGCTGACCGGGTTATATCAGCCGGTCAGTGGACAAATCTTGCTGGATGGCGTGCCACAGACTCTGAACGATATGTCTGACTATCGTCGTTTGTTCTCCGCTATTTTCACCGACTTTCATCCGTTCCACCATTTGCAGGGGCCTGAAGGCGAACAGCCGGATGCCGAACTGGTGGAAAGCTGGCTTAACCGTTTGAACATGAAAAGCAAATTGCAATTCGACGGCCTGCGGGTAACTAATCCACAGTTGTCGCAGGGGCAGCGCAAGCGACTGGCGCTGCTGCTGGCAGTGGCGGAGAAGCGGGATATTTTGCTATTGGACGAATGGGCGGCGGATCAGGATCCGCAATTTCGTCGAATATTCTATCGTGAACTGCTACCGCAGTTACGCGCTTTGGGTAAAACGGTGTTTGCCATCAGCCATGACGATCATTACTTCGAACATGCCGATCGGCTGCTGCAAATGCGTGACGGGCGCCTCAGCGAGTTGACCGGCAGCGAACGTGAACGTGCCAGCAAGGACTCGGTTTCGCAGATTGACTGA
- the dmlR_19 gene encoding D-malate degradation protein R — protein sequence MLPTHEYANDLILFALIVDCGSFSKAAETAGITSSVVSKRIGRLEKSLGARLLYRTTRSLTLTENGQSLYRQAKEISAKTQEALNVISEHSDELTGIIRMSVPTISGELLLSESVAEFCALHPNLKVEMRLENRFADLVNEGIDLAIRTGTLPDSSLIARPILNSRWVIVCSPNYLQQYSEPQSAGDLLEHNCLTYTYQESGTDNWLMKQPGSNKIYELQVSGNLSANNARAIRKAVIAGYGIAMVPRCMVYEDLQEGAMVEVLSGHCGKVLGIYAVYPYTRNLPLKTRLLIEHIITSYQNISHYF from the coding sequence ATGCTGCCCACACATGAATACGCCAACGACCTGATCCTGTTCGCCCTGATTGTTGACTGCGGTTCTTTCAGCAAAGCCGCTGAAACCGCCGGCATCACCAGCTCGGTGGTCAGCAAGCGCATTGGTCGCCTGGAGAAATCTCTCGGCGCACGCCTGCTGTACCGCACCACCCGCAGCCTGACGCTAACCGAAAACGGCCAAAGCCTGTACCGTCAGGCCAAAGAAATCAGCGCAAAAACTCAGGAAGCCCTGAACGTCATCAGTGAACACAGCGATGAACTGACCGGCATCATCCGCATGTCGGTGCCAACCATTTCAGGGGAATTGTTGTTAAGTGAAAGCGTGGCGGAATTTTGCGCCCTTCACCCGAACCTGAAGGTGGAAATGCGGCTGGAAAATCGCTTCGCCGATTTGGTCAACGAAGGGATAGATCTGGCTATCCGCACTGGCACCCTGCCGGATTCCAGCCTGATCGCCCGTCCGATCCTGAACTCCCGCTGGGTGATCGTTTGCTCGCCCAACTATCTGCAACAATATTCTGAGCCGCAGTCAGCAGGCGACCTGCTCGAGCATAACTGTCTGACCTATACCTATCAGGAAAGCGGCACCGACAACTGGCTGATGAAGCAGCCGGGCAGCAACAAGATTTATGAACTGCAGGTTAGTGGCAACCTGTCCGCCAATAACGCCCGGGCGATCCGCAAGGCGGTGATCGCCGGTTATGGCATTGCCATGGTGCCACGCTGCATGGTGTACGAGGATTTACAGGAAGGGGCCATGGTGGAGGTTTTGAGCGGCCACTGTGGCAAGGTATTAGGTATTTACGCGGTTTACCCTTATACCCGCAATTTACCGTTAAAAACCCGGCTGCTGATCGAACATATCATTACGTCCTATCAGAATATCAGCCACTATTTTTGA
- the manX_4 gene encoding EIIAB-Man, producing the protein MPGIVITGHGGFASGLLQAVEQVVGTQPYCVAVNFPEQMSTAELKAALISALAEVAQPDGVVFLTDMLGGSPFRCASELADTHGDCEVLTGVNMQLAAEMMLERDGLSLDEFREVALACGKRGLTSLWHERRRVKCEDVQTDGI; encoded by the coding sequence ATGCCAGGCATTGTGATTACCGGCCACGGCGGTTTCGCCAGTGGGCTGTTGCAGGCGGTTGAACAGGTGGTGGGGACGCAGCCGTACTGCGTTGCGGTCAATTTTCCCGAGCAGATGAGTACTGCCGAGTTAAAAGCGGCGTTGATCTCGGCGTTGGCCGAAGTGGCACAGCCGGACGGCGTGGTGTTTCTCACCGATATGCTCGGCGGTTCGCCGTTTCGCTGTGCCAGCGAACTGGCGGATACGCACGGGGATTGTGAGGTGCTGACCGGGGTGAATATGCAGTTGGCGGCGGAAATGATGCTGGAAAGGGACGGGCTGAGCCTGGACGAATTCCGCGAAGTGGCACTGGCGTGCGGTAAGCGCGGGTTGACCAGCCTGTGGCACGAAAGACGCCGGGTAAAATGTGAAGACGTACAGACCGACGGCATTTGA
- the manX_3 gene encoding EIIAB-Man has product MPNILMTRIDNRLVHGQVGVTWTNTLGANLVVVANDEAAADPVQQNLMDMVVAEGVQTRYFTLQKTIDVIHKAADRQKIFLVCKTPQDVLRLVQGGVPIRFVNVGNMHFAEGKRQVHKTVSLDEGDVAAFRELAALGVECEVRRVPDEAGEPVGKLLF; this is encoded by the coding sequence ATGCCGAATATCCTGATGACCCGCATTGATAACCGACTGGTACATGGCCAGGTCGGCGTTACCTGGACCAACACCCTGGGGGCCAATCTGGTGGTGGTGGCCAACGATGAAGCGGCGGCCGATCCGGTGCAGCAGAACCTGATGGATATGGTGGTGGCTGAGGGGGTGCAGACGCGCTACTTCACGCTGCAGAAAACCATCGACGTGATCCACAAGGCGGCGGATCGCCAGAAGATCTTTTTAGTGTGCAAAACGCCGCAGGATGTTTTGCGGCTGGTACAGGGCGGAGTACCGATCCGTTTCGTCAACGTCGGCAACATGCATTTCGCCGAGGGCAAGCGGCAGGTACATAAAACGGTCTCGCTGGATGAGGGTGACGTGGCCGCCTTTCGCGAACTGGCGGCGCTGGGCGTCGAGTGTGAGGTGCGTCGGGTGCCGGATGAAGCGGGTGAGCCTGTCGGCAAACTGCTGTTTTGA
- the agaC gene encoding PTS system N-acetylgalactosamine-specific EIIC component 1: MLTDALLIALLAGLAGVDLFDGLTHFHRPVVLGPLVGLILGDVYTGLLVGGTLELVWMGMVPLAGAQPPNVVIGGVIGTAFAILTKADPKVAIGVAVPFSIAVQGCITLLFTLFSPMMHRCDRMVKELNWRGIERVNYLGITILFAFYFVVAFLPIYFGADAASAMVQKAPVWLLDGLAVAGGMMPAIGFSLLMKVMMKKNLCGLFHPRFYFRHLPEIADPGRGAGRAGDRPDRLL; the protein is encoded by the coding sequence ATGTTGACTGATGCGTTATTGATAGCACTGCTGGCCGGGCTGGCGGGGGTCGATCTGTTCGACGGCCTGACCCACTTCCACCGTCCTGTGGTTCTGGGGCCGCTGGTCGGCCTGATCCTCGGGGATGTCTACACCGGCCTGCTGGTCGGCGGCACGCTGGAGCTGGTGTGGATGGGCATGGTGCCGCTGGCGGGCGCTCAGCCGCCGAACGTGGTGATCGGCGGGGTGATTGGCACGGCGTTCGCCATTCTGACCAAAGCCGATCCCAAGGTGGCGATTGGCGTTGCGGTGCCGTTTTCGATTGCGGTGCAGGGCTGTATCACGCTGCTGTTCACCCTGTTTTCACCGATGATGCATCGCTGCGATCGCATGGTGAAAGAACTGAACTGGCGCGGTATTGAACGGGTGAACTATCTCGGTATCACCATCCTGTTCGCGTTCTATTTCGTGGTGGCGTTTCTGCCGATTTATTTCGGCGCCGATGCGGCCAGCGCCATGGTGCAAAAGGCCCCGGTCTGGCTGTTGGACGGCCTGGCGGTGGCGGGTGGCATGATGCCGGCGATTGGTTTCTCACTGTTGATGAAAGTGATGATGAAAAAAAACCTATGTGGCCTATTTCATCCTCGGTTTTATTTCCGTCACCTTCCTGAAATTGCCGATCCTGGCCGTGGCGCTGGGCGCGCTGGCGATCGCCCTGATCGACTTCTTTAA
- the manZ_2 gene encoding PTS system mannose-specific EIID component, which yields MAFNDSDDLLAQKAEKRMAQALATSQVEQDDYVDSQPAEALTRGDINRMAWRSLLLQASFNYERMQAGGWLYQLIPALRKIHRNPQDLSNSMKMHMEFINVHPFDVTFLSGLVLAMEQNKEKISTIRAVKVALMGPLGGIGDALFWLTLLPICAGIGASLALEGSLFGPIVFLLLFNVFHFGLRFGLAHYGYQAGTSALALLKTHTRRISHAASIVGMTVIGALVASYVHLSTPLVMHAGKASVALQTDVLDKLMPNLLPLCFTLLIFFLMKRGFSPVKLIGVTVVIGMVGKFIGLL from the coding sequence ATGGCATTTAATGATTCTGACGATCTGCTGGCGCAAAAAGCGGAAAAACGTATGGCGCAGGCGCTGGCCACCAGTCAGGTGGAGCAGGACGACTACGTCGATAGCCAGCCCGCCGAGGCTCTGACCCGCGGCGATATCAACCGGATGGCCTGGCGCTCGTTGCTGTTGCAGGCGTCGTTCAACTATGAGCGTATGCAGGCCGGTGGCTGGCTGTATCAGTTGATCCCGGCATTGCGCAAGATCCACCGTAATCCGCAGGATCTGTCCAACTCGATGAAAATGCACATGGAGTTTATCAATGTGCATCCGTTTGACGTCACCTTCCTTTCCGGGTTGGTGCTGGCGATGGAGCAAAACAAAGAGAAGATCTCCACCATCCGTGCGGTAAAAGTGGCGCTGATGGGGCCGCTGGGCGGTATTGGCGATGCGCTGTTCTGGCTGACGCTGCTGCCGATCTGCGCCGGGATTGGTGCCTCGCTGGCGCTGGAGGGCAGCCTGTTTGGGCCGATCGTCTTCCTGCTGCTGTTTAACGTCTTTCACTTCGGGCTGCGCTTCGGGCTGGCTCACTACGGTTATCAGGCCGGTACCAGCGCGCTGGCGCTGCTGAAAACCCATACCCGACGAATATCCCACGCCGCCTCGATTGTCGGCATGACGGTGATCGGTGCGCTGGTGGCTTCGTATGTTCATCTTTCTACCCCGCTGGTGATGCATGCCGGCAAAGCCAGCGTGGCGCTACAGACTGATGTGCTGGACAAGCTGATGCCCAACCTGCTGCCGCTGTGCTTTACGCTGCTGATTTTCTTCCTGATGAAGCGCGGCTTCTCACCGGTGAAACTGATTGGCGTGACGGTGGTGATTGGCATGGTGGGCAAGTTTATCGGTTTATTGTGA
- the yeaN_2 gene encoding Inner membrane transport protein YeaN, with protein MPQSVLPPTSAPLKRSRLRHPLLLVTGIMLVAANLRAALTSVGPLLEQIQQQLLLSATAAGLLNSLPLILFAVLSPVTPGLAKRLGIERTLGMALLLLVFGIALRSLPQPGMLWLGTILIGAAIAFANVVLPTLVKRDFPGRAAAMIAGYAAVMSLVAATASGLAVPLAGLNGLGWRFSLLCWSLPALLALIVWLPQLRRPATSVTADAPAVQPAPPRSPWGSALGWQVALFMGLQSITFYTIIGWFSAFAASHGTSPQQAGFELFIYQVVAIAANFVMVFILPRARDQRAIALCSSLLIFIGVAGLLLLPTYSLIWLIFAGLGAGSSLVLALSFFGLRSSHHHQATQLSGMAQSVGYLLAALGPTLFGLLHDLTQGWQLPLSILLGLTLLQMLFGILAGRNRVIR; from the coding sequence ATGCCCCAATCTGTCTTACCCCCAACGTCTGCTCCCCTAAAACGCAGCCGTTTACGCCACCCATTATTACTGGTCACCGGCATTATGCTGGTCGCGGCCAACCTGCGCGCCGCGCTCACCAGCGTCGGACCGTTACTGGAACAGATCCAGCAGCAGTTGTTGCTGTCCGCCACCGCGGCCGGGCTGCTTAATTCGTTACCGTTGATCCTGTTTGCCGTGCTGTCACCAGTGACTCCTGGCCTGGCCAAACGCCTGGGGATTGAACGCACGCTGGGTATGGCACTGTTGTTGCTGGTTTTCGGCATCGCACTGCGTTCCCTGCCGCAACCCGGCATGTTATGGCTGGGCACTATTCTGATCGGCGCTGCCATCGCATTTGCCAACGTGGTCCTGCCGACGCTGGTGAAACGCGACTTTCCAGGCCGTGCCGCCGCCATGATTGCCGGTTACGCGGCGGTGATGTCACTGGTGGCCGCAACCGCTTCGGGTCTGGCGGTGCCGCTGGCGGGGTTGAATGGTCTCGGTTGGCGTTTTTCCCTGCTGTGCTGGAGCCTGCCTGCCCTGCTGGCGCTGATTGTCTGGCTGCCGCAGCTGCGCCGTCCAGCGACTTCGGTGACTGCCGATGCCCCGGCGGTTCAGCCGGCGCCGCCCCGCTCCCCCTGGGGCAGTGCGCTCGGATGGCAGGTGGCGCTGTTTATGGGCCTGCAGTCCATCACCTTCTATACCATTATCGGCTGGTTTAGCGCCTTCGCCGCCAGCCATGGCACCTCGCCGCAGCAGGCGGGGTTTGAGCTGTTTATCTATCAGGTGGTGGCAATCGCCGCCAACTTTGTGATGGTGTTTATTCTGCCGCGCGCACGCGATCAGCGGGCTATTGCGCTGTGCAGTTCACTGCTGATTTTTATCGGCGTCGCCGGGCTGCTGCTGCTGCCAACCTATTCTCTGATTTGGTTGATTTTTGCCGGTCTGGGGGCGGGAAGTTCTTTGGTACTGGCGCTGTCGTTCTTTGGCCTGCGCAGCAGCCATCATCACCAGGCCACGCAACTGTCAGGCATGGCGCAATCAGTAGGCTATTTACTGGCCGCGCTGGGGCCGACGCTGTTCGGTCTGTTACATGACCTGACTCAGGGCTGGCAGTTGCCGCTGAGCATTCTGCTGGGCCTGACGCTGCTGCAGATGCTGTTCGGCATATTGGCCGGGCGCAATAGGGTTATTCGTTAA
- the kbaZ gene encoding D-tagatose-1,6-bisphosphate aldolase subunit kbaZ, protein MQQLLQLVEQHKAGKPVGVFSVCSAHPWVLKAALRQAKARGTPVLVEATSNQVNQFGGYTGQTAQQFRDALWQLADEVGLSRDRLWLGGDHLGPNAWQDRPAEEAMQLAETLIDDYVRAGFRKIHLDCSMSCVGDPFPLNDETVAVRAARLCSVAERAWQQSGGEPPVYVIGTEVPVPGGAQEALEGMQVTTPQAVQQTLEVHRLAWQRAELVDAWRRTIALVVQPGVEFDHHSVEHYQPQRAHELSRFIERQPGMVYEAHSTDYQPPQAYRQLVGDHFAILKVGPALTFALREALFALDHIEREWLGEHQSAQLCATLEQVMREQPQQWSRYYHGNPHQQYLDRHYSLSDRVRYYWPQPQVQQAVEGLIDNLRRNPVPLALLSQYLPEQARAVNAGELSEDPQDWVMHKVTQVLDDYHAACYPEVH, encoded by the coding sequence ATGCAGCAGTTGTTACAGCTTGTTGAGCAGCACAAGGCCGGAAAACCGGTTGGGGTATTTTCCGTTTGTTCCGCTCACCCCTGGGTGCTGAAAGCGGCCCTGCGACAGGCCAAAGCGCGTGGCACGCCGGTGCTGGTTGAGGCCACCTCGAATCAGGTCAATCAGTTTGGTGGTTACACCGGCCAGACGGCGCAGCAGTTCCGCGATGCGCTGTGGCAACTGGCGGATGAAGTAGGGCTGTCGCGGGATCGTCTGTGGCTGGGGGGCGATCATCTCGGTCCCAATGCCTGGCAGGACCGGCCGGCGGAAGAGGCGATGCAACTGGCGGAAACGCTGATCGACGATTATGTCCGCGCCGGCTTTCGCAAAATTCACCTCGATTGCTCCATGTCCTGCGTTGGCGATCCTTTCCCGCTCAATGATGAAACCGTGGCCGTTCGTGCCGCCCGGTTATGTAGCGTCGCGGAACGCGCCTGGCAGCAAAGCGGCGGCGAGCCACCGGTGTATGTCATAGGTACCGAAGTGCCGGTGCCGGGCGGCGCGCAGGAGGCGCTGGAAGGCATGCAGGTCACCACGCCACAGGCGGTCCAGCAAACGCTTGAGGTACATCGCCTGGCCTGGCAACGGGCAGAGCTGGTCGATGCCTGGAGGCGAACCATTGCGCTGGTGGTGCAGCCGGGCGTGGAGTTTGATCATCACAGCGTAGAACACTACCAGCCACAGCGGGCTCATGAGCTGAGTCGTTTTATCGAACGGCAGCCTGGCATGGTTTACGAAGCGCACTCAACGGACTACCAACCCCCGCAGGCCTATCGGCAACTGGTGGGCGACCATTTCGCCATCCTGAAAGTCGGCCCGGCGCTGACTTTTGCCCTGCGTGAGGCGCTGTTCGCCCTGGATCATATTGAACGTGAATGGCTGGGCGAGCATCAGTCGGCGCAGCTGTGCGCCACGCTGGAACAGGTGATGCGCGAGCAGCCGCAACAGTGGAGCCGCTATTACCACGGCAACCCGCATCAACAGTATCTGGATCGCCACTACAGCCTGAGCGACCGGGTGCGTTACTACTGGCCACAGCCGCAGGTTCAGCAGGCGGTAGAGGGGCTAATTGACAATCTGCGCCGCAACCCGGTACCGCTGGCGCTGTTAAGCCAATATCTGCCCGAGCAAGCCCGCGCGGTGAATGCCGGCGAATTGAGCGAGGATCCGCAGGACTGGGTGATGCACAAGGTGACGCAGGTGCTCGATGATTATCACGCCGCCTGCTACCCGGAGGTGCACTGA